One stretch of Molothrus aeneus isolate 106 chromosome 2, BPBGC_Maene_1.0, whole genome shotgun sequence DNA includes these proteins:
- the ZC3H13 gene encoding zinc finger CCCH domain-containing protein 13 isoform X3 has product MKRQKIQRELMKLEQENMEKREEIVIKKEISPEVVRSKLSPSPSPRKSSKSPKRRSSPKSSSSASKKDKKASTVSSPLLEQQRSSKSTQSKKKGPRTPSPPPPVQEETPLGKKHKEKHKAKERSEEKARDVKERGRDFERHKEKKEKQRDPSESSRRQKRSPSPADHSGSNSSPSREYSPPAARRKQTSRAPAKSTTHKHNFSPSRRSASPSGQHHSPISSRHHSSSSQSGSSVQRHSPSPHRKRTPSPSYQRTASPPARRSSSPYPPHSSSPPQRKRSPSRHRSPARDKGRHDRDRTSQSHDRRHERRDETRGKREKERETRDDRDYDQEQSTSRDHRDDRESRDGRDRRDTRDTRDRREPRESRDTRDSRDTRDYSRDTKDSRDQRDSRSTRDSHDYRDRESRDAHKKDDQYQDDLRSYGRSHGREESSRAETRNDSRSDSRNESRSDRIGRSRGRGPELSDKGSRGTRGSQADGHSSSGNYHDSWESRSSYADRDRYDSRDQARDSSFERRHSERDRRDNRERDQRASSPVRHQGRSDDLERDERREERRVDRSDDRRDERARERERERERDRERERERDREREREKERELERDRARERERDRERDKDRERERDRDRDHDREREREREREKEREREREERERERERERDRERERERERGRDRDKERDRQRDWDDKEKGREERRDKREDIREERGSRDVHEERKSKKRHRNESSPSPRQSPKRRRDHSPDSDAYNSGDDKNEKHRLLSQVVRPQESRSLSPSHVTEERQSRWKEEERKSDRKESSRRYEEPEFKDRVSSADKQREQPDASEGSRSRVQENLGHRPSEERDASDRMHDDSKKKSKIQKKATKKKKDDDSGVERYTNEPATEESQVFSPKKGQKRKNVEKKRKRSKGDSEVSDEEIVPHHKKKKGPRTPPVTKEELVEAPPEKAVAEAPTKREDTTFSDWSDEDVPERGDIVVPERTTDDSHRKSHRTRVEKVEAPHVTIEDGPHRKPVDQKRSSSLGSNRSHASSRLRSPSNESAHRSGDDQTARKRILHSSSRDRDRDRDREKKSLEITERKSRIDQLKRGEPSRSTSSDRQDSRSHSSRRSSPESDRQVHSRSGSFDSRERLQERDRHDHDRERERDRREGRQRDWDRDVDKDWPRSRERDRLRERERDREKRRELERERDRQLPDPAERERERTLDISQKESTKHSETKLDRDHEKEFDGACRDSAASEKEKTDKDLGPSQGFEDGNEAEKVESLEGGEDEAKTNDVQSLGSGAGEYEPISDDELDEILAGDAEKREDQQEDEKMPGKNPVDVIDVDWSSLMPKQPKEPREPGAALLKFTPGAVMLRVGISKRLAGPELFTKIKETCQRVLEKPKDAENLFEHELGALNMAALRRKEERAGLLSNLGPCCKALCFRRDSAIRKQLMKNEKGATKQTYTNSAAMDSDLLRLSLRLFKRKTVCQVPGQEKTEDSKIPQPALQQEVCVT; this is encoded by the exons ATGAAGCGCCAAAAGATTCAGAGAGAACTCATGAAATTGGAACAGGAAAACATGGAGAAACGAGAGgaaatagtaattaaaaaagaG ATTTCTCCAGAGGTGGTTAGATCTAAATtatcaccatcaccatcaccacgAAAGTCCAGCAAATCTCCAAAACGAAGATCCAGTCCCAAATCATCATCTTCAGCTAGTAAGAAAGACAAGAAAGCATCTACTGTCTCTTCACCActtttggagcagcagag GAGTTCTAAAAGTACTCAGAGTAAAAAGAAAGGTCCTCGTACCCCTAGCCCTCCTCCTCCAGTACAAGAGGAAACTCccctggggaaaaaacacaaggaaaaacaTAAAGCAAAAGAACGTTCAGAAGAAAAGGCAAGGGACGTGAAAGAGAGAGGGCGTGACTTTGAAAGgcacaaggagaaaaaagagaagcagag GGATCCATCTGAAAGCTCCCGTAGACAGAAACGTTCTCCTAGTCCTGCAGATCACTCTGGCAGCAATTCTTCCCCTTCCAGGGAGTACTCACCACCTGCTGCAAGGCGAAAGCAAACCTCCCGAGCTCCAGCCAAGTCAACCACCCACAAACATAACTTCTCTCCCTCGCGCAG GTCTGCTTCTCCATCAGGTCAGCATCATTCTCCCATATCCTCCAGACATCACTCCTCGTCCTCACAGTCAGGCTCCTCTGTTCAAAGACATTCTCCTTCCCCACACCGCAAAAGGACTCCTTCTCCATCCTATCAAAGGACAGCCTCCCCGCCTGCAAGGCGGTCGTCTTCCCCCTATCCCCCACACTCTTCCTCTCCACCTCAGAGGAAGCGAAGTCCTTCGAGACACCGCTCTCCTGCAAGAGACAAGGGAAGGCACGATCGCGATCGGACTTCACAGTCTCATGACAGGCGCCACGAAAGGCGGGACG AaacaagagggaaaagagaaaaagaaagagaaacaagagATGATCGTGACTATGACCAAGAGCAGAGTACCTCCAGGGACCACAGGGATGACAGAGAGTCTCGTGATGGAAGAGACCGGAGGGACACGAGAGACACCAGAGATCGGCGGGAGCCACGGGAATCCAGAGATACTCGAGACTCCAGAGACACGCGGGATTATAGCAGGGACACCAAGGACAGTCGTGACCAGAGGGACTCACGCTCCACGCGAGACTCCCATGACTACAGGGACAGAGAGAGTCGAGATGCCCATAAAAAGGATGACCAGTATCAGGATGACTTGCGTAGCTATGGGAGATCCCATGGCAGAGAGGAGAGCTCTCGTGCTGAAACGAGGAATGACTCCAGAAGTGACTCCAGAAATGAGAGCAGAAGTGATAGAATTGGCAGAAGTCGAGGCCGAGGTCCAGAATTATCTGACAAAG GAAGTCGGGGGACTAGAGGATCCCAGGCTGATGGTCACAGCAGTAGTGGGAACTACCACGACAGCTGGGAATCGAGGAGTAGCTACGCTGATCGGGATCGCTATGACAGTCGGGATCAAGCAAGGGACTCCTCCTTTGAGAGAAGACACAGTGAACGGGATAGGCGTGACAACAGAGAAAGAG ATCAGAGAGCAAGCTCACCAGTACGGCATCAAGGACGGAGTGATGATCTCGAGCGGgatgagaggagagaggagcgAAGGGTTGATCGGTCTGATGACAGGAGAGATGAAAGGGCCCGGGAGAGAGAgcgggaaagggagagggaccgagagagagaaagagaaagagaccgggaaagagagagggagaaagagagagagttgGAACGAGATCGTGCTCGGGAACgggagagggacagagagcGGGACAAAGACAGGGAGCGTGAGCGGGACCGAGACAGAGACCACGACAGGGAAAGGGAacgagagagggagagggagaaggagcgGGAGCGAGAGCGGGAAGAACGAGAAAGGGAGCGAGAACGAGAGAGAGATCGGGAGCGGGAGCGCGAAAGGGAGAGAGGTCGAGACAGAGACAAAGAGAGAGACCGCCAGAGAGACTGGGAcgacaaagaaaaaggaagggaagaacgCAGGGATAAGAGAGAAGATATTCGAGAAGAAAGAGGCTCAAGAGATGTCCATGAGGAAAGAAAATCCAA GAAGCGTCACAGAAACGAAAGCAGTCCAAGTCCCCGTCAATCACCCAAACGTCGCCGTGATCATTCTCCTGATAGTGATGCCTACAACAGTGGAGATGATAAAA ATGAAAAGCACAGACTCCTGAGCCAGGTTGTGCGGCCGCAGGAATCCCGGTCACTGAGCCCCTCTCACGTCACGGAGGAGCGGCAGAGTCGCTGGAAAGAAGAAGAGCGAAAATCGGACAGAAAGGAAAGTTCCCGACGCTATGAAGAACCAGAGTTTAAAGACAGAGTTTCTTCAGCAGATAAGCAAAGAGAGCAGCCAGATGCTTCAGAAGGTTCCCGGTCCAGGGTTCAGGAAAATCTTGGACACCGTCCTTCTGAAGAAAGAGATGCTTCTGATAGAATGCATGATGACAGCAAGAAGAAatctaaaatacagaaaaaggccacaaagaagaagaaagatgaTGACAGTGGGGTGGAAAGGTACACTAATGAACCAGCAACCGAGGAAAGCCAGGTCTTTTCCCCTAAGAAAggtcaaaaaaggaaaaatgtggaGAAAAAGCGGAAGAGATCTAAGGGTGATTCTGAAGTTTCTGATGAAGAAATTGTTCCAcatcataaaaagaaaaaaggcccAAGAACCCCTCCTGTAACTAAAGAAGAACTGGTTGAAGCACCACCTGAGAAAGCAGTGGCAGAAGCCCCCACGAAGAGAGAAGATACAACATTTAGTGACTGGTCAGATGAAGATGTTCCTGAACGTGGTGACATTGTTGTTCCAGAAAGAACCACTGACGATTCCCACAGAAAAAGTCACAGGACGAGGGTAGAAAAGGTGGAAGCCCCTCATGTTACTATAGAGGATGGACCACACCGTAAGCCTGTGGACCAGAAGCGCAGCAGCAGCCTCGGCAGCAATCGGAGCCATGCCTCCAGCAGGCTCAGATCCCCCTCCAATGAGTCAGCGCATCGCAGTGGAGACGATCAGACTGCACGGAAGAGGATCCTGCACAGTAGCTCtagggacagggatagggatagggacagggagAAGAAGAGCTTAGAAATCACTGAAAGGAAGTCCCGAATTGATCAGCTGAAACGAGGGGAACCCAGTCGCAGCACATCTTCAG ATCGTCAAGATTCAAGAAGCCACAGCTCAAGAAGAAGTTCCCCTGAGTCAGATCGTCAGGTTCATTCCAGATCCGGGTCCTTTGACAGCAGAGAAAGGCTCCAGGAGCGAGATCGACATGACCACGATCGAGAACgagagagagacaggagagaggggagacAAAGGGACTGGGACCGAGATGTGGACAAGGACTGGCCAAGGAGCCGGGAGCGAGACAGACTCAGGGAGCGAGAGAGGGATAGGGAGAAAAGACgggagctggagagagagagggacCGACAGCTGCCTGATCCTGctgaaagggagagagagagaactcTTGACATCTCTCAAAAGGAATCAACAAAGCACAGTGAAACAAAACTGGACAGGGATCACGAAAAGGAGTTTGATGGTGCTTGCCGGGACTCAGCAGCTtcagagaaggagaaaacagaCAAAGATTTAGGACCTTCACAAGGCTTTGAAGATGGAAATGAGGCCGAAAAGGTAGAGAGTCTAGAAG GAGGAGAGGATGAGGCAAAGACTAATGATGTGCAGTCACTGGGGTCTGGTGCTGGAGAATATGAGCCTATCAGTGATGATGAACTGGATGAAATTCTGGCAGGTGATGCTGAAAAGCGTGAGGATCAACAGGAGGATGAGAAGATGCCTGGTAAAA ATCCAGTGGATGTTATAGATGTAGACTGGTCCAGTCTTATGCCAAAGCAGCCAAAAGAACCACGTGAGCCTGGGGCTGCGCTCTTAAAATTCACACCAGGTGCTGTTATGTTGAGAGTTGGCATTTCCAAGCGATTGGCAGGACCAGAGCTCTTCACCAAAATAAAAGAGACATGCCAGAGAGTGTTGGAAAAACCTAAAG ATGCAGAAAACCTTTTTGAGCACGAACTGGGAGCACTGAACATGGCTGCGCTTCGGCGGAAAGAAGAGAGAGCAGGTCTTCTCAGCAATCTGGGTCCTTGCTGCAAAGCGCTCTGCTTCCGCCGGGACTCTGCAATTCGGAAGCAGCTCATGAAGAATGAGAAG GGTGCAACAAAACAAACTTACACAAATTCTGCAGCAATGGACAGCGACTTGTTACGGTTGAGTCTACGGTTATTCAAACGAAAGACTGTGTGCCAGGTTCCTGGGCAGGAAAAGACAGAGGACAGCAAAATTCCacagccagctctccagcaggAAGTGTGTGTGACTTGA